The proteins below come from a single Demetria terragena DSM 11295 genomic window:
- a CDS encoding PHP domain-containing protein, which produces MRIDLHTHSTASDGTQSPAEVIRSASEAGLDVVALTDHDSTRGWAAAEEAARSLGIAVVPGIEISCAIRNISVHLLAYLHDPSDAALLSESEHARASRTTRARRMVELLAQDYPITWADVQAQVVDDTTLGRPHIADALVARGIVRDRNEAFVDLLHSRGAYHVPHYAPDPVTAVRLVRAAGGVPILAHPFAEQRGRVVDDADIEAMIQAGLAGLEVDHRDHDPAARRHAADLAQAWGVLATGSSDYHGAGKDNRLGENLTEPVVLEQIEDQATGPITVIRS; this is translated from the coding sequence ATGCGGATTGACCTACACACCCACTCCACGGCCAGTGACGGGACCCAGTCCCCGGCCGAGGTCATCCGTTCTGCGAGCGAGGCAGGGCTCGATGTCGTCGCGTTGACCGATCACGACAGCACGCGTGGCTGGGCTGCTGCCGAAGAAGCGGCCCGTTCGCTGGGCATCGCTGTGGTTCCTGGGATCGAGATCAGTTGCGCGATCCGGAACATCAGCGTGCATCTGCTCGCCTATCTGCACGATCCATCTGATGCCGCGTTGTTGTCGGAGTCGGAGCACGCTCGCGCGTCGCGCACAACGCGAGCGAGGCGGATGGTTGAGCTGCTGGCCCAGGACTACCCCATCACGTGGGCCGACGTGCAGGCTCAGGTTGTGGACGACACGACTCTCGGTCGACCGCATATCGCGGACGCACTTGTTGCACGCGGCATTGTTCGCGACCGCAATGAGGCCTTCGTGGACCTGCTGCACTCGCGCGGCGCCTACCACGTGCCGCACTATGCGCCCGACCCCGTCACGGCCGTACGTCTCGTGCGGGCTGCTGGGGGAGTTCCGATCCTCGCGCACCCGTTTGCCGAGCAACGCGGTCGAGTGGTGGACGACGCCGACATCGAGGCGATGATTCAGGCCGGCCTGGCCGGCCTCGAAGTCGACCATCGGGATCACGACCCGGCGGCACGCAGGCATGCCGCCGACCTGGCGCAGGCATGGGGTGTGCTGGCGACAGGGAGCAGTGACTACCACGGTGCGGGCAAAGACAACCGGCTCGGTGAGAACCTCACCGAGCCGGTTGTCTTGGAGCAGATCGAGGATCAGGCCACCGGCCCGATCACCGTCATCCGCAGTTAG
- a CDS encoding BCCT family transporter, with protein sequence MLLGGINAPISERSARRGNGIDWVIFGITAVLAIGFVIFGFKAPTQLSNASDKALTWVMDSTGWMFVLLASTFVIFALYLAVSKYGNIPLGADDEKPEFRTVSWIAMMFSAGMGIGLMFWGVAEPLGFYVNPPPDTGVEGQSYEAAQVALATTMFHWSFHPWAIYAVVGIAIAYGAFRKGRRQLISEVFRPILGHRVEGPIGKIIDMLAIFATLFGSAASLGLGALQIKAGIEANDWVDSVGRWTLVLIIAVLTACFILSAVSGVSKGIQYLSNINMVLALILALFVFVVGPTVFILDLLPTMIGSYVDYLPHMASRSNASGDQALHDWLASWTIFYWAWWISWTPFVGMFIARISRGRTIREFVTGVLLAPSGVSLIWFAVFGGAAIDSQREHQDLATKTDGVLSVNSDTALYGVLDHFPLAAVMTVLVMVLVSIFFVSGADAASIVMGSLSERGTIEPSRPTVVFWGVLTGAVAAVMLIAGYAQGDAKLALDSLQNITIVSALPFVIVMAALCVALMKDLRQDPMMRRGHLGEVLVSRAVIDGVSTYGHDELALVTTASESDSAKNVEGATEDDAETPDDERRSDD encoded by the coding sequence GTGCTACTCGGCGGAATCAACGCGCCGATCAGTGAGCGGTCTGCACGCCGTGGCAACGGCATCGACTGGGTGATTTTTGGCATCACTGCCGTCCTCGCCATTGGCTTTGTCATTTTCGGGTTTAAGGCGCCGACTCAGTTGAGTAACGCCTCCGATAAGGCACTGACCTGGGTCATGGACTCGACCGGGTGGATGTTCGTCCTGCTGGCGTCCACATTCGTGATCTTTGCGCTCTACCTCGCGGTGAGCAAGTACGGCAACATTCCGCTGGGCGCTGACGACGAAAAGCCCGAGTTCCGCACGGTCTCCTGGATCGCCATGATGTTCTCTGCGGGCATGGGCATTGGCTTGATGTTCTGGGGTGTTGCCGAGCCGCTCGGCTTCTATGTGAACCCGCCGCCAGACACCGGCGTTGAGGGTCAGTCCTACGAAGCAGCACAAGTCGCCCTGGCGACCACGATGTTCCACTGGTCCTTCCACCCGTGGGCGATCTATGCCGTAGTCGGCATTGCGATCGCCTATGGCGCGTTCCGCAAGGGCCGCCGCCAGTTGATCTCTGAGGTATTCCGGCCCATTCTCGGACATCGAGTCGAGGGCCCCATTGGCAAGATCATCGACATGCTCGCGATCTTTGCGACGCTGTTCGGTTCGGCTGCCTCGCTCGGCCTGGGTGCCCTGCAGATCAAGGCGGGCATCGAGGCCAACGACTGGGTCGACTCGGTCGGTCGTTGGACGCTCGTCCTGATCATTGCGGTCCTCACCGCATGCTTCATCCTCAGCGCCGTCTCCGGTGTGTCTAAAGGTATTCAGTACCTCTCCAACATCAACATGGTGCTCGCGCTCATCCTGGCGCTCTTCGTCTTTGTGGTCGGCCCAACGGTTTTCATCTTGGACCTGCTGCCGACGATGATCGGCTCCTACGTCGACTACCTGCCCCACATGGCGTCGCGCAGTAACGCCAGCGGCGACCAGGCCCTGCATGACTGGCTGGCGAGTTGGACGATCTTCTACTGGGCGTGGTGGATCAGCTGGACACCCTTCGTCGGCATGTTCATTGCCCGCATTAGCCGCGGTCGCACGATCCGCGAGTTCGTGACCGGAGTGCTCCTCGCCCCCAGTGGTGTCAGCCTCATCTGGTTCGCCGTCTTCGGTGGAGCGGCGATCGACTCCCAGCGGGAGCACCAGGACCTGGCCACGAAGACCGACGGCGTGCTGTCGGTCAACAGCGACACCGCGTTGTACGGCGTTCTTGACCACTTCCCGCTGGCCGCGGTCATGACCGTGCTGGTCATGGTGCTGGTCTCGATCTTCTTCGTCTCCGGTGCCGATGCGGCATCGATTGTTATGGGCAGCCTGTCCGAGCGCGGCACGATTGAGCCGTCGCGACCTACGGTCGTCTTCTGGGGTGTTCTGACCGGTGCCGTCGCTGCGGTCATGCTCATCGCGGGATACGCGCAGGGCGATGCCAAGTTGGCGTTGGATTCCCTGCAGAACATCACCATCGTGTCGGCGCTGCCGTTCGTGATCGTGATGGCGGCCCTGTGCGTGGCCCTGATGAAGGATCTGCGCCAGGACCCGATGATGCGACGTGGACACCTTGGTGAAGTGCTCGTCAGCCGCGCTGTCATTGACGGCGTCAGCACCTACGGGCACGACGAACTCGCCTTGGTTACCACGGCGAGCGAGTCTGACTCCGCCAAAAATGTCGAGGGAGCCACCGAGGACGACGCGGAGACTCCAGACGATGAACGACGGTCAGATGACTAA
- a CDS encoding LuxR C-terminal-related transcriptional regulator: protein MGTGEFSANTIAILRNADRRLRSADLGDLTARYAAVKAALASLAPLDAFYIGHFHQDSLILSYVFDGDQRIASEVLTIGKGGVSDWIRISRKPYIYAEDRGHRLHRGAPIGDATQLSKDCVFTPIMSGNEAIGLVSSQSLTANTFSEEFLRAQMWMTRALELSLRHDTDSLHDDLYAVYPELNSEQLRNEGDLINRVGERLDELAQSLRRLSDEAAEHGLAHLAEHAEAAVTSCDRVQTEVSDLVRTFQPWAPPTDLTPREIEVALLIANDGLTNAQLSETLHISIKTVKTHVGNVLRKLGITQRSEIAWTLPPALRQQSPA from the coding sequence ATGGGCACCGGAGAATTCAGCGCCAACACGATTGCGATCTTGCGCAACGCAGACCGCAGGTTGCGTTCGGCTGACCTCGGGGATCTCACCGCTCGCTACGCCGCCGTCAAAGCGGCTCTCGCCAGCCTTGCCCCGCTCGATGCGTTCTATATCGGGCACTTTCACCAGGACAGCCTCATCTTGTCCTACGTCTTTGACGGGGATCAGCGCATCGCCTCAGAGGTCCTGACCATCGGAAAGGGCGGCGTATCGGACTGGATCCGCATCTCGCGCAAGCCCTACATCTACGCCGAGGATCGGGGGCACCGGCTCCACCGCGGAGCACCGATCGGCGACGCGACCCAGTTATCTAAGGACTGCGTTTTCACACCGATCATGTCCGGGAACGAGGCGATCGGGCTGGTCAGTTCGCAAAGTCTGACGGCGAATACCTTCTCTGAAGAGTTCCTGCGAGCGCAGATGTGGATGACTCGGGCGCTTGAACTGTCTTTGCGTCACGACACTGATTCGCTCCACGACGACCTGTATGCGGTCTATCCCGAGCTCAACAGCGAGCAACTGCGCAACGAGGGCGACCTCATCAACCGTGTCGGGGAGCGTCTCGACGAACTTGCACAGTCTCTCCGCAGATTGTCGGACGAGGCCGCGGAGCACGGGCTCGCACACCTGGCTGAACATGCCGAAGCGGCGGTCACGTCCTGCGACCGAGTCCAGACCGAGGTCAGCGACCTTGTGCGTACATTTCAGCCGTGGGCACCTCCCACTGACCTCACGCCGCGTGAAATCGAGGTTGCGCTGTTGATCGCGAACGACGGACTGACGAACGCTCAACTGTCCGAAACACTCCACATCTCGATCAAGACCGTCAAAACGCACGTCGGAAATGTGTTGCGCAAGTTGGGGATTACCCAGCGGTCGGAGATTGCCTGGACCCTGCCCCCAGCATTGCGGCAGCAATCTCCAGCCTGA